Proteins co-encoded in one Luteolibacter sp. Y139 genomic window:
- a CDS encoding beta strand repeat-containing protein, with protein sequence MKSPIHLSFFSALLLTPVCHAGLVFSWETGTQGWESSAGNPAVTGDETTVATTTTGATEGTHALAVTTPMGVDGGWQGMWYSTPTQINLDQPTRQALFTGATDIKLDVSYPNPGYNSWYGNAKVELIIQGDGVGWSPLGEFDVPVGGAPQTYTWPLTVGNAQSLANGGWAQLILKFTYGNGGSTSPNAVFNIDNLRSTVVVVVPPVADYFWKGGTSASWAGTNWTTDAAGTVAAGAIVSNGSKTVAFTAAEADNFSTVLGANQNMKAVVFTAGSGLVEIGGTHNLTIGANGILGEAGSGPGVINTTGQVILSADQLWANQSGSYFTVDSKISGTGKLTTGGSGTILLNGANIHTGGTAVQQGTLVLGNAQALGPATTMVTATGGTIDLNGFSPTVGGMAGSLGGVITNTGAQAATLTLDDDNGSTFGGAINASPFGEPLSFVKSGSGTLVLTGTGSYTGNAVIQEGQVTASSFAGGAPTSTNFGNAQIAGRTITVESEAVVLLNTNNIFSNQSADVSLLPTLVLNGGTLNASRYNLIGPVKLNGGVLTQASSDAGTYQGYQFKGDFTVVGSAASIIQSTTGKANHLSSDTVFNVANVTGDELEDLIVSNALTNQSGDFNSAVGGLTKTGPGTMVLQAANNYTGTTRVSGGTLSLNFASLADGAKVEIANGAFLELDHATTDTIGSLVIGGVSQAAGTYGAIGSGAQHETARITGFGLLEVPADPFPSWIAQFPSLSGGNAAKSADPDHDGLTNLEEFAIDGNPASGVPSGKVRSRVETVGGAQALLVMLPVRSGATFTGAAPVSATVDGVTYEIAGTNDLSVFGQNVTEVVPALTGTPAMPDPSVGWSYRTFRLNGNVGGATPRGPKGFLRVGITAVP encoded by the coding sequence ATGAAATCCCCGATCCATCTCAGCTTTTTTTCCGCTCTCCTCCTCACGCCGGTCTGCCATGCCGGGCTGGTCTTTTCCTGGGAAACCGGGACCCAAGGATGGGAGTCCTCCGCAGGAAACCCGGCCGTGACCGGCGATGAGACCACCGTAGCGACCACCACCACGGGCGCGACCGAAGGAACCCATGCGCTGGCCGTCACCACGCCGATGGGTGTGGATGGTGGCTGGCAAGGGATGTGGTATTCCACTCCGACGCAGATCAATCTCGACCAGCCAACCCGTCAGGCGCTCTTCACGGGGGCGACCGATATCAAGCTCGATGTCTCGTATCCGAACCCGGGCTACAACTCGTGGTATGGGAATGCGAAGGTGGAGCTGATCATCCAAGGTGATGGCGTGGGTTGGTCGCCGCTCGGCGAGTTCGATGTGCCGGTGGGCGGTGCGCCGCAGACCTACACGTGGCCGCTGACGGTGGGCAATGCGCAGTCACTGGCGAACGGTGGATGGGCGCAGCTGATCCTGAAGTTCACCTATGGCAATGGTGGTAGCACTTCGCCGAATGCGGTGTTCAATATCGATAACCTGCGCTCGACCGTGGTGGTCGTGGTGCCGCCGGTCGCCGATTACTTTTGGAAAGGTGGGACGAGTGCGAGTTGGGCGGGTACGAACTGGACGACCGATGCAGCGGGAACCGTGGCGGCAGGGGCGATCGTTTCGAATGGTTCCAAGACGGTGGCATTCACGGCGGCCGAGGCTGACAACTTCAGCACCGTGCTGGGTGCGAACCAGAACATGAAGGCGGTGGTTTTCACCGCAGGCTCGGGATTGGTCGAGATCGGTGGCACGCACAACCTGACGATCGGTGCGAACGGCATCCTCGGTGAGGCTGGCAGCGGGCCGGGTGTCATCAATACGACCGGACAGGTGATTCTCAGTGCGGACCAGCTGTGGGCGAACCAATCGGGCAGTTACTTCACCGTGGACTCGAAGATTTCGGGCACCGGCAAGCTGACGACCGGCGGGAGCGGCACGATCCTGCTCAACGGGGCCAATATTCATACCGGCGGCACCGCGGTGCAGCAGGGAACGCTGGTGCTAGGAAATGCGCAGGCGCTCGGACCGGCGACGACGATGGTCACGGCGACCGGCGGCACGATCGACCTGAATGGCTTCAGCCCGACTGTCGGCGGAATGGCTGGCAGCCTAGGCGGCGTGATCACGAATACCGGCGCACAAGCGGCGACGCTGACGCTCGATGACGACAACGGCAGCACCTTCGGCGGGGCGATCAACGCGAGCCCCTTCGGCGAGCCGCTTTCGTTCGTGAAGTCCGGCAGCGGGACACTGGTTCTAACAGGGACCGGTAGCTACACGGGCAACGCCGTGATCCAGGAAGGGCAGGTGACCGCGAGTTCATTCGCAGGCGGCGCTCCGACTTCCACCAACTTCGGCAATGCGCAGATCGCCGGGCGGACGATCACCGTGGAGAGCGAGGCGGTGGTGCTGCTCAATACCAACAACATCTTCAGCAACCAGTCGGCGGATGTTTCGTTGCTGCCGACCTTGGTCCTCAACGGCGGCACCTTGAACGCCAGCCGCTACAACTTGATCGGCCCGGTGAAGCTCAATGGGGGAGTGCTTACCCAGGCTTCTTCGGATGCGGGCACGTATCAGGGCTATCAGTTCAAGGGCGACTTCACGGTCGTTGGCAGTGCGGCCTCGATCATCCAGAGCACCACGGGAAAAGCGAATCACCTGTCCTCGGACACCGTCTTCAACGTGGCGAATGTCACCGGCGACGAGCTTGAGGACCTGATCGTTTCCAATGCGCTGACCAACCAGTCGGGAGACTTCAACAGTGCGGTCGGAGGCCTGACGAAGACGGGTCCGGGCACGATGGTGCTCCAGGCGGCCAATAACTACACGGGCACGACCCGCGTGTCGGGAGGGACGCTGAGCCTGAACTTCGCGAGCCTCGCCGATGGGGCGAAGGTGGAGATTGCGAACGGCGCCTTCCTTGAACTCGATCACGCCACTACCGACACGATCGGCAGCCTGGTGATCGGTGGAGTGAGCCAAGCGGCGGGGACCTATGGGGCGATTGGCTCGGGGGCCCAGCATGAGACGGCGCGGATCACCGGCTTCGGCTTGCTGGAGGTGCCGGCGGATCCGTTCCCGAGCTGGATCGCGCAGTTCCCCAGCTTGAGCGGGGGGAATGCGGCGAAATCCGCTGACCCGGACCACGACGGGCTCACGAATCTGGAGGAGTTTGCGATCGACGGGAATCCGGCGAGCGGGGTGCCGAGCGGCAAGGTGCGGAGCCGGGTCGAGACGGTGGGCGGGGCGCAGGCTCTGCTCGTCATGCTGCCAGTCCGCAGCGGTGCGACGTTCACGGGTGCGGCGCCGGTTTCCGCGACTGTGGACGGGGTGACCTATGAAATCGCGGGGACCAATGATCTCTCGGTGTTCGGCCAGAACGTGACCGAGGTGGTGCCTGCCCTGACGGGAACTCCGGCGATGCCTGATCCGAGTGTGGGCTGGAGCTACCGGACCTTCCGCCTCAACGGAAACGTGGGAGGGGCGACGCCGCGCGGACCGAAGGGGTTCCTGCGGGTAGGTATCACTGCCGTTCCTTGA
- a CDS encoding response regulator transcription factor: MKKPIRIFLADDHPSLRAGLAAILDSQQDLKVVAEAGSGNEVMGSKEVADVYIMDLRMPDGDGVQTIKALVARDAAAKVLVLTTYDNEEDIFQALEAGARGYLLKDTTKEELVAAVRQVNQGERYLPQNIASRLADRLIRPNLTPRELDVLRLVSRGRTNKEMASAMFISEETVKSHMKSLFQKLGVHDRAEAVSVSLQRGLIRL, translated from the coding sequence ATGAAAAAGCCCATCCGGATTTTCCTCGCCGATGATCATCCCTCGTTGCGAGCCGGTCTCGCGGCGATTCTCGACAGCCAACAGGACCTGAAAGTGGTGGCCGAAGCGGGCAGTGGCAACGAGGTCATGGGCTCGAAGGAGGTCGCGGACGTTTACATCATGGACCTGCGGATGCCGGATGGTGATGGCGTGCAGACGATCAAGGCACTAGTGGCCCGCGATGCGGCGGCGAAGGTGCTGGTGCTGACGACCTACGACAACGAGGAGGACATTTTTCAAGCACTGGAGGCAGGTGCGCGCGGGTATTTGCTGAAGGACACGACGAAGGAAGAGCTGGTGGCAGCGGTGCGGCAGGTGAACCAGGGCGAGCGCTACTTGCCACAGAATATCGCGTCGCGGCTTGCCGACCGTTTGATCCGGCCGAACCTAACACCCCGCGAACTCGACGTGCTGCGGCTGGTTTCGCGCGGGCGGACGAACAAGGAGATGGCCTCGGCGATGTTCATCTCGGAGGAGACGGTGAAGTCGCACATGAAGTCGCTGTTCCAGAAGCTGGGCGTGCATGACCGGGCCGAGGCGGTGTCGGTGTCGCTGCAGCGCGGCTTGATCCGGCTTTGA